One Solea senegalensis isolate Sse05_10M linkage group LG13, IFAPA_SoseM_1, whole genome shotgun sequence DNA segment encodes these proteins:
- the LOC122779289 gene encoding arachidonate 5-lipoxygenase-activating protein: protein MDSNTVVENIYLLVVVTLVSVLQNAFFAQKVERESHTHTPCTDRVSCANRNCMDAYPTFLAVMWCAGLCLSQAPAAFAGIIYLLVRQKYFVGYLGQTSQSTPGYLFGKRIIFFLFMMCVVGIFNHLLRRYYGSDYKEYVQTITGAASTLLLIP from the exons ATGGACTCCAACACAGTGGTGGAAAACATCTACCTGCTGGTCGTCGTCACCCTCGTCAGCGTTCTGCAGAATG CATTCTTTGCACAGAAGGTAGAGAGAGAATCCCACACCCACACGCCTTGCACTGACCGAGTGTCTTGTGCCaa TCGTAACTGCATGGACGCATACCCGACCTTCCTGGCAGTGATGTGGTGTGCCGGCCTTTGTCTCAGTCAAG CTCCTGCTGCCTTCGCCGGCATCATCTACCTTCTCGTGAGGCAGAAGTACTTTGTGGGATACTTGGGACAAACATCTCAAAG cACTCCAGGCTACCTTTTTGGAAAGCgcatcatcttcttcctcttcatgaTGTGCGTCGTGGGGATCTTCAACCACCTGCTGCGGCGATACTATGGCAGCGACTACAAAGAATACGTACAGACCATCACCGGCGCCGCATCTACTCTTCTCCTCATCCCatag
- the LOC122779274 gene encoding mesenteric estrogen-dependent adipogenesis protein-like, whose amino-acid sequence MKQQQQQQNKMTSHKVSHSRRVEVTELEQFLTEPPAGFSVEPLSGGGYRVHSDPERNLVLIDDCQSCRGTVVFHKSPGRSVKMQNLWEYTSTRKSLLSKWIYVLTSACRENCDKKSTDEFAVLKQYVVAIDGSDPLIKWQMERGLDWTISSVAGESYRVDIDLTEAVESWAAKNINVNTDDLMQDEPVWRDASFTLKYYSDALFDFPHWFGFSKRTFKLRLT is encoded by the exons atgaaacaacaacaacaacaacaaaacaaaatgacttcacacaaagTGTCGCACAGCAGGAGGGTGGAGGTGACGGAGCTGGAGCAGTTTTTGACCGAGCCTCCGGCTGGTTTCTCCGTGGAGCCTCTCAGCGGAGGCGGTTATCGTGTCCACAGTGACCCGGAGAGGAACCTGGTCCTCATCGATGACTGTCAGTCCTGCAGAGGGACCGTTGTTTTCCACAAGTCACCGGGAAG GAGCGTTAAGATGCAGAACTTGTGGGAGTACACCAGCACGAGGAAGAGCCTGTTGTCCAAGTGGATCTACGTGCTGACGTCTGCCTGCCGGGAGAACTGCGACAAGAAGTCGACCGATGAGTTCGCAG TGCTGAAGCAATATGTGGTGGCCATTGACGGCAGCGATCCTCTGATCAAGTGGCAGATGGAGCGAGGCCTGGACTGGACCATCTCGTCTGTGGCCGGGGAAAGCTACAGGGTGGAT ATTGACTTGACTGAAGCCGTGGAGAGCTGGGCTGCAAAAAACATCAACGTCAACACGGACGATCTGATGCAAGATGAACCCGTGTGGAGAGACGCCTCCTTCACCCTCAAATACTACTCTGACGCCCTCTTTGATTTCCCACACTGGTTCGGCTTCAGCAAGAGAACCTTTAAG CTGAGACTGACGtga
- the LOC122779140 gene encoding beta-1,3-glucosyltransferase-like isoform X2: MSHRDVVNGCKLVTVLLLWLGSSAEDGHTVAHPDLGLEEVVFVIQSQGNSYHARRAVERKEEILQQAIELEQGPPAVVLLHELSKYEGDWSVLAALPRLSAIYGQSASWFFFTEEETRVTLAALLQVLQRYHVHEEWFLGKHLHDNEASIIHHYAFSEDPSSFGYPDPAAGLALSAPLLQRLAKRIQHEQLKSDFTIDLKHEIALYIWEEGKGPKLTAVPEFCTESRDDCATTFTTYLPNCGEPISKKDVFVAVKTWQRFHSERVPVVKATWEKDAEILEYYSDVADASIPTISLGVPNTERGHCGKTFAILRRFLSEAVPKTDWLLIVDDDTLISLPRLRRLLRCYDPREAVSLGERYGFGLVRNGYSYITGGGGIVLSRVAVSRLLSSGCRCYSDDAPDDMVLGRCLTSLGVPITHSPLFHQIWPLPNISS; the protein is encoded by the exons ATGTCACACCGTGACGTGGTTAACGGATGCAAACTTGTCACCGTGCTCCTTCTTTGGCTCG GGTCCTCTGCTGAGGATGGACACACAGTGGCACATCCAGACTTAG GCTTGGAGGAGGTGGTGTTTGTCATCCAGAGTCAGGGAAACTCCTACCACGCCCGTCGAGCCGttgagaggaaggaggagattTTGCAGCAGGCAATTGAACTTGAACAG GGACCTCCAGCTGTTGTTCTCCTCCATGAGTTGTCCAAGTATGAAGGGGACTGGAGCGTCCTCGCTGCTCTTCCTCG TCTCTCTGCCATTTATGGACAATCGGCATCCTGGTTTTTCTTCACCGAGGAGGAAACCAGAGTCACGTTGGCTGCTCTGTTGCAAGTCCTGCAGAGGTATCACGTACATGAg GAATGGTTTTTGGGTAAGCATCTCCATGACAACGAGGCCTCAATCATCCACCATTACGCCTTTTCCGAGGACCCCAGTTCCTTTGGTTATCCTGACCCTGCAGCAGGCTTGGCTCTCAGTGCGCCTCTACtccagag ACTCGCAAAGCGGATCCAACATGAGCAGCTGAAGTCGGATTTTACCATCGACTTGAAACACGAG ATTGCTTTGTATATTTGGGAGGAAGGAAAAGGTCCAAAGCTGACAGCTGTGCCAGAGTTTTGTACTGAGTCGAGGGACGACTGTGCCACCACATTTACAACCTACCTGCCCAACTGT GGAGAACCCATTTCAAAAAAAGACGTATTTGTTGCTGTGAAAACGTGGCAGAGATTCCACTCCGAGCGAG TGCCAGTGGTGAAGGCAACTTGGGAGAAGGATGCTGAGATTTTGGAGTATTACAGCGACGTCGCTGATGCCTCCATACCCACGATCAGCCTGGGAGTGCCCAATACGGAGAGAG GACACTGTGGGAAGACGTTTGCCATCTTGAGGCGGTTTCTGAGTGAAGCTGTGCCAAAGACGGACTGGCTTCTCATCGTTGATGACGATACACTCATCAG TTTACCACGGTTGCGAAGACTGCTGCGTTGTTATGACCCAAGAGAAGCGGTGAGCCTTGGGGAACGATACGGCTTCGGTTTGGTCCGGAACGGATACAGCTACATCACAGGAGGAGGCGG gataGTGCTCAGTCGGGTGGCAGTTTCCAGGTTACTTTCCAGCGGTTGCAGGTGCTACAGCGACGATGCTCCTGATGACATGGTGCTGGGCAGGTGCCTCACTTCCCTTGGTGTCCCTATCACACACAGTCCACTGTTTCACCAG
- the LOC122779140 gene encoding beta-1,3-glucosyltransferase-like isoform X1, with protein MSHRDVVNGCKLVTVLLLWLGSSAEDGHTVAHPDLGLEEVVFVIQSQGNSYHARRAVERKEEILQQAIELEQGPPAVVLLHELSKYEGDWSVLAALPRLSAIYGQSASWFFFTEEETRVTLAALLQVLQRYHVHEEWFLGKHLHDNEASIIHHYAFSEDPSSFGYPDPAAGLALSAPLLQRLAKRIQHEQLKSDFTIDLKHEIALYIWEEGKGPKLTAVPEFCTESRDDCATTFTTYLPNCGEPISKKDVFVAVKTWQRFHSERVPVVKATWEKDAEILEYYSDVADASIPTISLGVPNTERGHCGKTFAILRRFLSEAVPKTDWLLIVDDDTLISLPRLRRLLRCYDPREAVSLGERYGFGLVRNGYSYITGGGGIVLSRVAVSRLLSSGCRCYSDDAPDDMVLGRCLTSLGVPITHSPLFHQARPDDYNYSLISLRQAISFHKHWNVDPVSVYKYWLQDTNLRDEL; from the exons ATGTCACACCGTGACGTGGTTAACGGATGCAAACTTGTCACCGTGCTCCTTCTTTGGCTCG GGTCCTCTGCTGAGGATGGACACACAGTGGCACATCCAGACTTAG GCTTGGAGGAGGTGGTGTTTGTCATCCAGAGTCAGGGAAACTCCTACCACGCCCGTCGAGCCGttgagaggaaggaggagattTTGCAGCAGGCAATTGAACTTGAACAG GGACCTCCAGCTGTTGTTCTCCTCCATGAGTTGTCCAAGTATGAAGGGGACTGGAGCGTCCTCGCTGCTCTTCCTCG TCTCTCTGCCATTTATGGACAATCGGCATCCTGGTTTTTCTTCACCGAGGAGGAAACCAGAGTCACGTTGGCTGCTCTGTTGCAAGTCCTGCAGAGGTATCACGTACATGAg GAATGGTTTTTGGGTAAGCATCTCCATGACAACGAGGCCTCAATCATCCACCATTACGCCTTTTCCGAGGACCCCAGTTCCTTTGGTTATCCTGACCCTGCAGCAGGCTTGGCTCTCAGTGCGCCTCTACtccagag ACTCGCAAAGCGGATCCAACATGAGCAGCTGAAGTCGGATTTTACCATCGACTTGAAACACGAG ATTGCTTTGTATATTTGGGAGGAAGGAAAAGGTCCAAAGCTGACAGCTGTGCCAGAGTTTTGTACTGAGTCGAGGGACGACTGTGCCACCACATTTACAACCTACCTGCCCAACTGT GGAGAACCCATTTCAAAAAAAGACGTATTTGTTGCTGTGAAAACGTGGCAGAGATTCCACTCCGAGCGAG TGCCAGTGGTGAAGGCAACTTGGGAGAAGGATGCTGAGATTTTGGAGTATTACAGCGACGTCGCTGATGCCTCCATACCCACGATCAGCCTGGGAGTGCCCAATACGGAGAGAG GACACTGTGGGAAGACGTTTGCCATCTTGAGGCGGTTTCTGAGTGAAGCTGTGCCAAAGACGGACTGGCTTCTCATCGTTGATGACGATACACTCATCAG TTTACCACGGTTGCGAAGACTGCTGCGTTGTTATGACCCAAGAGAAGCGGTGAGCCTTGGGGAACGATACGGCTTCGGTTTGGTCCGGAACGGATACAGCTACATCACAGGAGGAGGCGG gataGTGCTCAGTCGGGTGGCAGTTTCCAGGTTACTTTCCAGCGGTTGCAGGTGCTACAGCGACGATGCTCCTGATGACATGGTGCTGGGCAGGTGCCTCACTTCCCTTGGTGTCCCTATCACACACAGTCCACTGTTTCACCAG GCTCGACCAGATGACTACAACTACTCGTTGATCTCCTTACGCCAGGCCATATCCTTCCACAAGCACTGGAACGTAGATCCTGTGTCGGTCTACAAATACTGGCTGCAGGACACAAACCTAAGAGATGAACTGTAG